The Pseudochaenichthys georgianus chromosome 8, fPseGeo1.2, whole genome shotgun sequence genome has a segment encoding these proteins:
- the LOC139434263 gene encoding LOW QUALITY PROTEIN: mitochondrial ribosome and complex I assembly factor AltMIEF1-like (The sequence of the model RefSeq protein was modified relative to this genomic sequence to represent the inferred CDS: deleted 1 base in 1 codon), producing the protein MGGWSRGAVLELYRALLRAGRQLQYTDRNYYRRAVAREFRRCQDLKIAQDKEEALKRGQFFLNSRLGGLM; encoded by the exons ATGGGCGGCTGGTCTCGTGGTGCCGTGCTGGAGCTCTACCGGGCGCTGCTCCGCGCAGGT CGCCAACTTCAGTACACCGACCGCAACTACTATCGCCGCGCCGTGGCTCGCGAGTTTCGCCGCTGCCAAGACCTGAAAATAGCTCAAGATAAAGAGGAAGCGCTGAAGAGGGGCCAGTTCTTCCTCAACAGCCGATTGGGCGGGCTTATGTAG